A DNA window from Maribellus comscasis contains the following coding sequences:
- a CDS encoding beta-L-arabinofuranosidase domain-containing protein, whose protein sequence is MKISLIYILIVLSSVAVSCRTNNNNTNEKQSESELVFGEWHFSGHLGNYIDNISEQRILGQEKWDMIYPETEEAFRLREDDKNYPEYGRWRGEFWGKYILSAIATAKYYHSDELKAKIAEAVEGISKLQDENGYIGTYAHSDFLEGNNWNVWTRKYTLWGLLEAWDLLKDDSILQTARRFADNLISEVGPGATDIVKTGNFYGMPSSSILLPIVRLYQATGEQKYLEYAEYIVRQWEKHPEGLPDILNKGLEGIPVHRWFKAPAPYDWAKGYELTSCVEGLASLYEATGNETYLQAAKNIHQVLSDWERTPIGSVSFDDKYVGSAGIINTVSEICDVVYWNRLSLALFKQTGDERYIEEYERSLYNSLLCSYNPEGTWGLRRLRMSHVHVPALNHFLDNHHCCIDNLPRGVLQASDAVLLSGGEGVYLTLFNEGEGTAKLPSGKDMGVKIEGDFLRDSKIRVKLSLDQPEHFKFIIRQPGWSNKTGVKLNGSDCKKEDTSAWLSIDRKWNDGDVLEIAFDIKIRWEFFDSTKMETLHNNIDFYENIWSNIQYVGGSNETLNKRYSNVKKLTIKEALPQQPAVTFFYGPLVLSRDVRITEGDVFAPIRLPGAPQAIEIIPIQAPTGIWKAFELDLGNEQIIKFCDFSSAGNTWNNQSTFNTWCILEKK, encoded by the coding sequence ATGAAAATAAGTCTAATTTATATTCTGATTGTATTATCAAGTGTAGCAGTAAGCTGCCGAACAAACAACAACAATACGAACGAGAAGCAAAGTGAAAGCGAACTTGTCTTCGGAGAATGGCATTTCTCCGGGCACCTTGGAAATTATATCGACAATATTTCGGAACAACGTATCCTTGGCCAGGAAAAATGGGACATGATCTACCCTGAAACAGAAGAAGCTTTCCGTCTTCGCGAAGACGATAAAAATTATCCCGAGTATGGCAGGTGGAGAGGGGAATTTTGGGGAAAGTACATTCTTTCAGCCATAGCTACTGCAAAATACTATCATTCTGATGAGTTGAAAGCCAAGATTGCAGAAGCAGTAGAAGGGATAAGTAAATTGCAGGATGAAAACGGCTATATCGGCACCTATGCCCATTCAGATTTTCTGGAAGGCAACAACTGGAACGTATGGACCCGGAAGTATACCCTGTGGGGGCTCCTTGAGGCCTGGGATCTTCTCAAAGACGATTCAATTCTTCAGACAGCCAGGCGGTTTGCAGACAACCTTATATCAGAGGTAGGCCCAGGGGCGACAGACATAGTGAAAACAGGAAATTTCTATGGCATGCCAAGTTCTTCAATCCTCTTGCCCATCGTAAGACTGTACCAGGCCACTGGCGAACAGAAATACCTTGAATATGCTGAATATATCGTGAGACAATGGGAGAAGCACCCCGAAGGACTCCCGGATATACTCAACAAAGGCCTTGAAGGAATACCGGTACACCGTTGGTTTAAAGCCCCAGCCCCATATGACTGGGCCAAGGGTTACGAGCTGACTTCGTGTGTGGAAGGGCTTGCCAGCCTCTATGAAGCAACCGGGAACGAAACCTATCTCCAGGCAGCCAAAAACATCCATCAGGTATTGAGCGATTGGGAAAGGACTCCAATAGGGAGCGTAAGCTTCGATGACAAATATGTAGGTTCAGCAGGCATTATCAATACCGTATCCGAGATATGCGATGTCGTGTATTGGAACCGCCTTTCTTTAGCTCTGTTCAAACAAACCGGCGACGAAAGATACATCGAAGAATACGAGCGGTCGCTTTACAATTCCCTGTTGTGTTCCTATAACCCGGAGGGCACCTGGGGATTGAGGAGGCTCAGGATGTCCCACGTCCATGTTCCGGCCCTGAATCATTTCCTTGACAATCATCATTGTTGTATAGATAATCTACCAAGAGGAGTATTACAGGCTTCCGATGCGGTATTGTTATCAGGAGGGGAAGGGGTCTACCTGACATTGTTCAATGAAGGAGAGGGAACTGCTAAACTGCCATCAGGAAAAGATATGGGGGTAAAAATAGAAGGAGATTTTTTGAGAGATTCAAAGATCAGGGTCAAACTATCATTGGACCAGCCCGAACATTTTAAATTTATTATCAGACAACCGGGATGGAGCAATAAAACAGGAGTGAAACTAAATGGTTCTGATTGTAAAAAAGAGGATACTTCAGCCTGGTTGTCTATTGATAGAAAGTGGAATGACGGCGATGTATTGGAGATTGCCTTTGATATAAAAATACGATGGGAGTTTTTTGATTCAACTAAAATGGAGACATTACATAATAATATTGATTTTTATGAAAATATATGGTCTAATATTCAGTATGTAGGAGGAAGCAATGAAACACTGAATAAACGATATTCGAATGTAAAGAAACTAACAATAAAAGAGGCACTGCCACAACAACCGGCAGTTACATTTTTTTACGGTCCATTGGTTTTATCGAGAGATGTCAGGATTACAGAAGGTGATGTTTTCGCCCCGATCCGATTACCGGGAGCCCCACAGGCCATTGAGATAATCCCAATTCAAGCACCTACCGGGATATGGAAGGCATTCGAGTTAGACCTGGGAAACGAACAAATTATCAAGTTTTGTGATTTTTCATCGGCAGGGAATACATGGAATAATCAGTCAACATTTAATACATGGTGTATCCTTGAAAAAAAATAA
- a CDS encoding sulfatase family protein, producing the protein MKNKRLIIISGLFSILVSGCHTKDNNIEKEGPVPPNIIFLLADDMRWDVMGCAGNKQIHTPNLDSLGTKGIRFNNAFVTTSVCCSSRASILTGQYVSRHGIQDFKTPLNAYAFSMTYPMLMKEAGYQVGFIGKYGIGRNVDNVAGNFDYFWGTATQPNYENTDENGNYIHYTDLVANHINEFMETTSKNKPFCLSVSFKAPHVQDGDPRQFIYNPRFKGLYIEDTIPEEPTNTLEEWEKFPSFFKKDNEARKRWEVRFSNPQQYQESVKGYYRLITGLDEVVGKVRDQLKNKDMAKNTIIIFFSDNGFYLGEHGLAGKWYGHEPSIRVPLIIYDPRQPDLAGKQISEIALNIDIAPTILAYAGIEIPDSVQGNDLGQLLVPDKTDKWRTFFYYEHLMKQFPTIPPSQGLRTQGYKYLIYPEANPVYEEIYDLKNDVKETRNLMEISGNEMLRDSLRVKFQQIQEEILNR; encoded by the coding sequence ATGAAGAACAAGAGGTTAATTATAATTTCAGGATTGTTTTCAATTTTGGTATCTGGTTGCCATACTAAAGATAATAATATAGAGAAGGAGGGACCAGTCCCCCCGAATATCATCTTTCTCCTTGCCGACGACATGAGATGGGATGTCATGGGATGTGCCGGTAACAAGCAGATCCATACGCCCAACCTCGACAGTTTGGGCACTAAAGGGATTCGTTTCAACAATGCATTTGTTACCACCTCAGTGTGTTGCAGCAGCCGTGCCAGCATATTGACGGGGCAGTATGTCTCCCGGCATGGGATACAAGACTTTAAGACCCCGTTAAATGCCTATGCGTTTTCGATGACTTACCCGATGCTCATGAAGGAAGCTGGCTACCAGGTAGGATTCATCGGAAAATACGGGATTGGCAGAAACGTGGACAATGTTGCTGGTAACTTCGATTATTTTTGGGGGACAGCCACCCAACCTAATTATGAAAATACAGATGAGAACGGAAATTATATACACTACACCGATCTGGTTGCGAACCATATCAACGAATTCATGGAGACAACCAGTAAAAACAAGCCATTTTGTTTATCAGTGAGCTTTAAGGCACCCCATGTCCAGGACGGTGATCCCAGGCAGTTTATCTATAACCCCCGGTTTAAGGGCTTGTATATAGAGGACACGATCCCGGAAGAACCTACCAATACATTGGAAGAATGGGAAAAATTCCCTTCGTTTTTCAAAAAAGACAATGAAGCCAGGAAACGTTGGGAAGTCCGTTTTTCCAATCCACAACAATACCAGGAATCAGTAAAAGGTTATTACCGGTTAATTACCGGTCTGGATGAAGTAGTAGGAAAAGTTCGAGATCAACTAAAAAATAAAGACATGGCTAAAAATACCATAATCATATTTTTCAGTGATAACGGTTTCTACCTTGGAGAACATGGCCTGGCCGGTAAATGGTACGGACATGAGCCTTCCATTCGTGTACCATTGATTATTTACGATCCCCGACAGCCGGATTTAGCTGGCAAACAAATATCTGAGATAGCTCTCAATATTGATATTGCCCCAACAATACTCGCTTATGCCGGTATTGAAATTCCAGATTCTGTTCAGGGGAATGATCTTGGCCAACTACTGGTTCCTGACAAAACAGACAAATGGAGAACATTTTTTTATTACGAGCATCTAATGAAACAGTTTCCTACAATCCCACCTTCCCAAGGATTAAGAACACAAGGTTACAAATATCTTATTTATCCTGAAGCCAACCCAGTTTATGAAGAAATATATGATCTGAAAAACGATGTTAAAGAAACACGGAACTTGATGGAAATTTCGGGAAATGAGATGTTACGGGACAGTTTAAGAGTGAAATTTCAACAGATACAGGAAGAAATACTAAACCGTTAG